In Blastopirellula sp. J2-11, a single genomic region encodes these proteins:
- a CDS encoding acyl-CoA thioesterase, which produces MAAIYEHEISVAQADIDMQGHVNNLVYLRWMQDAAVAHSVAENWGKRRYDELGCGWVVRAHAIEYLSPAFAGEELVVRTWLSDYFTASVLRQYEICRVDDGKKLAKAETKWVLIDMIKRTPRRIPNEILAAFQLAPRGEASV; this is translated from the coding sequence GCGCAGGCCGATATCGACATGCAAGGGCACGTCAACAACCTGGTTTACCTGCGGTGGATGCAAGACGCCGCGGTCGCCCACTCAGTTGCTGAGAACTGGGGCAAGCGTCGCTACGACGAACTTGGTTGCGGTTGGGTGGTTCGTGCGCATGCGATCGAGTACCTCTCACCGGCTTTCGCTGGGGAAGAACTGGTCGTACGGACTTGGTTGTCGGACTATTTCACCGCGTCGGTCTTGCGGCAGTACGAAATCTGTCGCGTCGACGATGGAAAGAAACTGGCGAAAGCGGAAACAAAGTGGGTGCTGATTGATATGATCAAACGGACCCCGCGTCGTATTCCCAATGAGATATTGGCCGCGTTCCAGCTCGCGCCGCGCGGCGAAGCCTCGGTATAA
- a CDS encoding redoxin domain-containing protein: MNRWTFLSLIILAIFLVSPLQARDSITERTPIGGVVANMQLKDFRGKDYALADFSENRVVVLAFLGTECPLAKLYGRRLQELSDEFAPKKVAIIGVMSNQHDAITEIAAFARLHKISYPLLKDVGNRLADAAGAQRTPEVVVLNADRKIVYRGRIDNQYQIGVVRDRADEHELRDAIEDVLAGRPVATPTTETFGCHIGRVHQPDPNSEVTYHNQVSRILQKRCVSCHREGEIAPFALTEYDEVAGWAEMIAEVVEDKRMPPWHAAPEHGKFKNARPMPAKEKELLLQWVAAGAPEGNKSQAPPALNYSTNGWTLPAAPDQVIKITEKPVKVQASGEVKYQYYIHDPGFTEDKWLQAAELRPGNRMVVHHILAFAVNPGERDLRDGGIRGFLVGYVPGMRAEPFPPGMAKRIPAGSRLVFQVHYTPIGSEQFDQSELGLIFADPKKIEYEVKTTSAVNRSFRIPAGDGNYKVEADSPRITSEGAQLLGMMPHMHLRGKAFRYELKGEKKNEILLDVPAYDFNWQTSYRLKDPRPLDVGSVLHCVAHFDNSKWNLANPDPTDTVKWGDQTWEEMMIGYFDVARPYVPQDEVKADPQDLALVAAKRLMEKYDANGDGIILRDEVPEKGHRYFDFFDKDGDKKVVEADIVALLQKMPALMNLLK; encoded by the coding sequence ATGAATCGTTGGACCTTTCTCTCGCTGATAATCCTTGCCATCTTCTTGGTTTCTCCTCTACAGGCTCGAGATTCGATCACAGAAAGAACGCCGATCGGCGGCGTCGTGGCCAATATGCAGCTGAAAGACTTCCGGGGCAAAGATTACGCTCTGGCTGACTTCAGCGAGAATCGAGTGGTCGTCCTGGCCTTTTTGGGGACGGAATGCCCGCTGGCCAAGCTGTATGGTCGACGTCTGCAAGAGTTGTCCGATGAGTTCGCCCCCAAGAAAGTGGCGATCATCGGCGTGATGTCAAACCAGCATGACGCAATCACTGAGATCGCCGCATTCGCGCGGTTACACAAAATCTCGTATCCGCTGCTAAAAGATGTCGGCAATCGACTAGCCGACGCCGCCGGCGCACAGCGCACGCCGGAAGTCGTGGTTCTAAACGCAGACCGTAAAATTGTCTATCGGGGACGAATCGACAACCAGTATCAAATCGGCGTTGTGCGCGACCGGGCCGACGAGCATGAACTGCGCGATGCGATCGAGGACGTCCTCGCCGGAAGGCCCGTGGCGACGCCGACAACCGAAACGTTTGGTTGTCATATCGGTCGCGTTCATCAGCCAGACCCCAACAGCGAAGTTACCTACCACAATCAGGTCTCGCGGATTCTGCAAAAGCGCTGCGTCAGCTGTCATCGCGAGGGAGAAATCGCTCCCTTTGCCCTCACTGAGTATGACGAAGTCGCCGGCTGGGCCGAGATGATCGCCGAGGTGGTCGAAGATAAACGGATGCCGCCCTGGCACGCCGCCCCCGAACATGGCAAGTTCAAAAACGCGCGGCCGATGCCGGCGAAAGAAAAAGAGTTACTGCTGCAATGGGTCGCCGCCGGAGCACCGGAAGGGAACAAGTCGCAAGCTCCCCCTGCGTTAAACTATTCGACCAACGGCTGGACCTTGCCGGCCGCGCCCGACCAAGTTATCAAAATCACCGAGAAACCGGTCAAAGTTCAAGCCAGCGGCGAAGTGAAGTACCAATACTACATTCACGACCCAGGTTTCACCGAAGACAAATGGCTGCAAGCGGCCGAATTGCGACCGGGCAATCGCATGGTCGTGCATCACATTTTGGCCTTCGCCGTCAATCCCGGAGAACGCGATCTGCGTGACGGAGGGATTCGCGGCTTCTTGGTGGGCTACGTTCCCGGCATGCGCGCCGAGCCCTTTCCGCCCGGCATGGCGAAGCGAATCCCGGCCGGATCGCGACTCGTGTTTCAAGTTCACTACACGCCGATCGGTAGCGAGCAGTTTGATCAAAGCGAATTAGGTCTGATCTTCGCCGACCCCAAGAAGATCGAGTACGAAGTCAAAACGACGAGCGCTGTCAATCGCTCGTTTCGCATTCCGGCTGGTGACGGCAACTACAAAGTCGAAGCCGACTCACCGCGGATTACCTCGGAAGGGGCTCAATTGCTGGGGATGATGCCGCATATGCATCTGCGCGGCAAAGCATTCCGCTACGAACTAAAGGGGGAAAAGAAAAACGAGATTCTCCTCGACGTCCCCGCCTATGACTTCAACTGGCAAACTTCGTATCGCCTGAAAGATCCCCGGCCGCTCGATGTCGGCAGCGTCCTCCATTGCGTCGCGCATTTCGACAACTCGAAGTGGAACCTGGCCAATCCGGATCCCACCGATACGGTGAAGTGGGGGGACCAGACCTGGGAAGAAATGATGATCGGCTACTTCGATGTCGCCCGTCCCTATGTTCCGCAGGACGAAGTGAAAGCAGATCCGCAGGATCTCGCACTGGTAGCGGCGAAACGTCTGATGGAGAAGTATGACGCTAACGGCGACGGCATCATATTACGCGATGAAGTCCCCGAGAAAGGACATCGCTACTTCGACTTCTTCGACAAAGATGGGGACAAGAAAGTAGTGGAAGCGGATATCGTGGCGCTGCTGCAGAAAATGCCGGCGCTGATGAACCTGCTGAAGTAG
- a CDS encoding HEAT repeat domain-containing protein, translating to MKLICRPTAALFLAATCFATPAVADVFVLQSGGRIEGELLTPAAETPQELHVRTSSGDMILPADFVAEVIEKSPQLRHYEAILPQMPPDVEGNWKMVQWCASNDLPVQREHHLQQILAMDPNHADARHALGYILRRGEWIIPNQWNQNQGMIRRNGKWMYPQDVMLSERAEKYEDGANDWRVKFRSYLLQMRRGGEKAAKVQAEIAAIKDPLATQPLIDMLKDDKYQGMRELLIDALGNLENGASTLALTQVALDDPSASIRDRAIIVLERRPHEIAAAQLISLLHSKDNRVVNRAASVLARLKHPAAIDSLIDALVTTHQFKVTKGNPGETSASFGSGSSGGFSFGGAKPQIVTQEMRNEAVLRALVETLQEKELTANFGYDEAQWKLWNASRQAPSTVDLRRDG from the coding sequence GTGAAGTTGATCTGCCGCCCCACCGCCGCGCTCTTTTTGGCCGCAACTTGTTTTGCGACGCCGGCGGTTGCGGATGTTTTTGTGCTTCAGTCCGGCGGGCGCATCGAGGGTGAATTGCTAACGCCGGCGGCCGAAACGCCGCAAGAGTTGCATGTTCGCACGAGCAGCGGCGACATGATCTTGCCGGCCGACTTTGTCGCTGAGGTGATAGAGAAGTCTCCGCAGCTGCGTCACTACGAAGCGATTTTGCCGCAGATGCCTCCGGATGTCGAAGGCAATTGGAAGATGGTTCAGTGGTGCGCCAGCAACGATTTGCCGGTGCAGCGTGAACATCACCTGCAGCAGATCTTGGCCATGGATCCCAATCATGCCGATGCTCGGCATGCACTTGGCTATATTCTCCGTCGCGGCGAGTGGATCATTCCGAATCAATGGAACCAAAATCAAGGGATGATTCGTCGCAACGGGAAATGGATGTACCCGCAAGATGTCATGTTGAGTGAGCGAGCAGAAAAGTACGAAGATGGAGCCAATGATTGGCGCGTCAAATTTCGCTCGTATCTGCTGCAGATGCGTCGCGGCGGAGAGAAAGCGGCCAAGGTGCAAGCCGAAATCGCCGCGATCAAAGACCCGCTGGCGACCCAGCCGCTGATCGACATGCTGAAAGATGACAAGTACCAGGGAATGCGCGAGCTGTTGATCGACGCGTTGGGTAATCTCGAAAACGGAGCGTCAACGCTCGCGTTGACCCAGGTTGCACTCGACGATCCGTCGGCTTCGATTCGTGATCGCGCCATCATTGTGTTGGAGCGTCGTCCTCACGAAATCGCCGCAGCTCAGCTGATCTCCCTGTTGCATAGCAAAGACAATCGCGTGGTGAATCGGGCCGCATCCGTCTTGGCGCGGCTCAAGCATCCGGCCGCGATCGATTCTTTGATCGACGCATTGGTGACGACGCATCAGTTTAAGGTGACGAAAGGAAACCCAGGCGAAACTTCCGCGTCGTTTGGCAGCGGCAGTTCAGGCGGATTTTCTTTCGGCGGCGCCAAACCCCAGATCGTCACGCAAGAGATGCGAAACGAGGCGGTGCTGCGAGCGCTGGTCGAGACGCTTCAAGAGAAGGAGTTGACCGCCAATTTTGGCTACGACGAAGCGCAATGGAAGCTGTGGAACGCTAGTCGTCAAGCGCCGTCGACGGTCGATCTGCGCCGCGACGGTTAA